One Novosphingobium sp. G106 DNA segment encodes these proteins:
- a CDS encoding alanine racemase, which translates to MATREDLLAAAAALGTPLYVYDIDAVRARLARLREAFGSQFGISFAIKSNPNLALLRSLAPLVDTFDVSAFAEVERAIAAGCEAERITFCGPGKRAEEVRRAVRLGIGYLVVESLHEARLADRFAGELGCRQIVLLRINPATSPRAFGVNMSGKPSQFGIDEEEMEAAIDAVAALPHLDLVGFHIYSGSNSLSVEGLAENFVILSDIFRRAVAHCGQSPRKLIFGAGFGVPYLPSDEELDLAALADQVLPGIAALRAEAAFAGARLELELGRWLVGPCGWLLSSIIGAKASRGTEIRICDAGFNNHLAAYGMMGSVIRRNWRIANLSNPSGETGRYTVVGPLCTTIDTLATKLELPVATIGDVISIENSGAYGLTSSPTRFISHPEPREALLEGGRLTDASESLLNHWRLADN; encoded by the coding sequence ATGGCGACGCGCGAAGATCTGCTGGCGGCCGCCGCGGCGCTGGGCACGCCGCTCTACGTCTATGACATCGATGCCGTTCGCGCACGCCTGGCACGGCTGCGCGAGGCTTTCGGTAGCCAGTTCGGCATCAGCTTCGCGATCAAGTCGAACCCCAACCTCGCGCTGCTGCGCAGCCTCGCGCCGCTGGTCGATACTTTCGACGTCAGCGCCTTCGCCGAAGTCGAGCGCGCGATCGCCGCGGGCTGCGAGGCCGAGCGGATCACCTTCTGCGGTCCCGGCAAGCGCGCCGAGGAAGTGCGGCGCGCGGTGCGACTGGGCATCGGCTATCTCGTAGTGGAATCGCTGCATGAAGCGCGCCTCGCCGACCGGTTCGCCGGCGAGCTCGGCTGCCGCCAGATCGTGCTGCTGCGGATCAATCCCGCGACGAGCCCACGCGCTTTCGGCGTCAACATGTCGGGCAAGCCCAGCCAGTTCGGCATCGACGAGGAAGAGATGGAAGCTGCGATCGACGCAGTCGCGGCGCTGCCTCACCTCGATCTCGTAGGCTTTCACATCTATTCTGGCTCCAACAGCCTCTCGGTCGAGGGGCTGGCCGAGAATTTCGTCATCCTCTCGGACATCTTCCGCCGGGCCGTGGCGCATTGTGGGCAGAGTCCCCGCAAGCTCATCTTCGGTGCCGGGTTCGGCGTGCCCTACCTGCCGAGCGACGAGGAACTCGATCTCGCGGCGCTGGCCGATCAGGTCCTGCCCGGGATCGCGGCGCTACGTGCCGAAGCCGCTTTCGCCGGCGCGCGGCTGGAGCTTGAACTCGGCCGCTGGCTCGTCGGGCCCTGCGGCTGGCTGCTGTCCTCGATCATCGGCGCCAAAGCGAGCCGCGGCACCGAGATCCGGATTTGCGACGCCGGGTTCAACAACCACCTCGCCGCCTACGGCATGATGGGCTCGGTCATCCGACGCAACTGGCGCATCGCCAATCTTTCGAACCCGAGCGGCGAGACCGGGCGCTATACCGTCGTCGGCCCACTGTGCACGACGATCGATACGCTGGCGACCAAGCTGGAGCTGCCCGTCGCCACGATCGGCGACGTCATCTCGATCGAGAACTCGGGTGCCTATGGCCTGACCTCGAGCCCCACGCGCTTCATCAGCCATCCCGAGCCGCGCGAGGCGCTGCTCGAAGGGGGCAGGCTCACCGATGCCAGCGAGAGCCTGCTCAACCACTGGCGCCTGGCCGACAATTAG
- a CDS encoding TIGR00730 family Rossman fold protein, with amino-acid sequence MTEEEKKLTNRRFYKAEQEASFAEAKEHTTPQTQSPSYKLAFSDTDFLLREELRPVRFQLELLKTEMLLEEANIGSTLVVYGSARIPSPEHCEAVRATATTPERTKVVERLIAKSKYYEEARKLGHIASTCAIVEKGMRQFVVCSGGGPSIMEAANRGAIEAGMDTIGLNIVLPHEQAPNPYVTPDLSFQFHYFALRKMHFLLRARAVAVFPGGFGTFDEFFELLTLIQTGKMQPIPILLFGREYWDRVVNFEAMAEEGVINENDTDLFHWVETADEAWAKIVEFYDLEC; translated from the coding sequence ATGACCGAAGAAGAGAAGAAACTCACCAACCGCCGGTTCTACAAGGCCGAGCAGGAAGCCTCTTTCGCCGAAGCGAAGGAGCACACCACCCCGCAGACGCAAAGCCCGTCCTACAAGCTCGCCTTCAGCGACACCGACTTCCTGCTGCGCGAGGAGCTGCGCCCCGTGCGCTTCCAGCTCGAGCTGCTGAAGACCGAGATGCTGCTCGAGGAAGCCAATATCGGCTCGACGCTGGTGGTCTATGGCTCGGCGCGCATTCCCTCTCCCGAGCACTGCGAGGCCGTGCGCGCCACTGCGACCACGCCCGAGCGGACGAAAGTGGTCGAGCGGCTGATCGCCAAGTCGAAGTACTATGAGGAAGCACGCAAGCTCGGCCACATCGCCAGCACCTGCGCGATCGTCGAGAAGGGCATGCGCCAGTTCGTCGTCTGCTCGGGCGGCGGGCCGTCGATCATGGAAGCCGCCAACCGCGGTGCGATCGAAGCGGGCATGGACACGATCGGGCTCAACATCGTGTTGCCGCACGAGCAGGCGCCCAATCCCTATGTCACGCCCGATCTCTCGTTCCAGTTTCACTACTTCGCGCTGCGCAAGATGCACTTCCTGCTGCGCGCCCGCGCGGTCGCGGTGTTCCCCGGTGGTTTCGGCACGTTCGACGAGTTCTTCGAGCTGCTCACGCTGATCCAGACCGGCAAAATGCAGCCGATCCCGATCCTGCTGTTCGGCCGCGAATACTGGGACCGGGTGGTGAACTTCGAGGCCATGGCCGAGGAAGGCGTGATCAACGAGAACGACACCGACCTGTTCCACTGGGTCGAGACCGCCGACGAGGCCTGGGCCAAGATCGTGGAATTCTACGACCTGGAATGCTGA
- the thiD gene encoding bifunctional hydroxymethylpyrimidine kinase/phosphomethylpyrimidine kinase codes for MSEVSLSDPPRILSIAGSDSSGGAGIQADIKTITMLGGYAMTAITAITAQNTTGVAAVDALSPEMVAAQIDACTGDIGVDAVKIGMLGSPAIAAVVAERLEALGVPVVFDPVMIASSGSLLASAETIAGFERLMALATLTTPNVAELAALGGDAGMAARGVAYLAKGGDAEGDVVEDRLVLPRQQAVVWQAARIVTRHNHGTGCTLSSAIATLLGKGMAIEAAVTEARQFVRAALAAAPRLGHGHGPLGHHAVR; via the coding sequence ATGAGCGAAGTCTCGCTCAGCGATCCGCCGCGCATCCTATCGATCGCGGGGTCGGACAGCTCGGGCGGGGCGGGCATCCAGGCCGATATCAAGACGATCACGATGCTCGGCGGCTATGCCATGACTGCGATTACCGCGATCACGGCGCAGAATACCACCGGTGTCGCCGCGGTCGATGCACTCTCGCCCGAAATGGTCGCGGCGCAGATCGACGCCTGCACCGGTGACATCGGTGTCGATGCGGTGAAGATCGGCATGCTGGGCTCGCCGGCGATCGCGGCGGTGGTGGCCGAGCGGCTTGAAGCGCTGGGCGTGCCCGTCGTGTTCGATCCGGTAATGATCGCCAGCAGCGGCTCGCTTCTCGCCAGTGCCGAGACGATCGCCGGCTTCGAGCGGCTGATGGCGCTGGCCACGCTGACGACGCCCAATGTCGCCGAGCTTGCCGCGCTCGGCGGCGATGCCGGCATGGCGGCGCGCGGCGTCGCCTATCTCGCCAAGGGCGGCGATGCCGAAGGCGACGTGGTGGAGGACCGGCTGGTGCTGCCTCGGCAGCAGGCCGTGGTCTGGCAGGCCGCGCGCATCGTCACGCGCCACAACCACGGCACGGGCTGCACGCTGTCGAGCGCGATCGCGACCCTGCTCGGCAAGGGCATGGCGATCGAGGCGGCGGTGACCGAGGCCCGCCAGTTCGTCCGCGCCGCGCTGGCCGCGGCCCCAAGGCTGGGCCACGGGCACGGCCCGCTGGGGCATCACGCGGTCAGGTAG
- a CDS encoding DUF1272 domain-containing protein, with protein MLEMRPDCERCGTDLPAEAPGAFICSFECTFCAECADALDDRCPNCGGELMDRPARAKQHHAKSPPSTERRFKG; from the coding sequence ATGCTGGAAATGCGCCCTGACTGCGAACGCTGCGGCACCGATCTGCCCGCCGAGGCGCCCGGCGCGTTCATCTGCAGCTTCGAGTGCACCTTCTGCGCCGAATGCGCCGATGCGCTCGACGACCGCTGCCCCAATTGCGGCGGCGAACTGATGGACCGGCCGGCGCGGGCGAAGCAGCATCACGCGAAGTCGCCGCCGTCGACCGAGCGGAGGTTCAAGGGATGA